One stretch of Alcaligenes faecalis DNA includes these proteins:
- the prfB gene encoding peptide chain release factor 2 (programmed frameshift), protein MESERLNQLEARLADYSERENALRRYLDYDDKAHRLHVVNAELEDPNVWDNPQHAQDLGREKKSLENVVHVLDALHTGLKDSQDLFELAAMDDDDDTIAAIEEDCAAMASRIEELEFRRMFSNPADPLNCFMDIQAGAGGTEAQDWASMLLRMYVRYAEHKGFKAEILEQSDGDVAGIKSATIKIEGDYAYGFLRTETGVHRLVRKSPFDSSNGRHTSFTSVFVYPEIDDSFEVEINPADLRIDTYRASGAGGQHINKTDSAVRITHEPSGIVVQCQNDRSQHRNRAEAMQMLKSRLYELEMRNRMAEQQKLEDSKSDVGWGHQIRSYVLDQSRIKDLRTNYESSNTQKILDGDLDAFIQASLKQGI, encoded by the exons ATGGAATCGGAACGACTTAATCAACTGGAAGCCCGCCTTGCCGATTATTCGGAGCGGGAAAATGCCTTACGGAGGTATCTT GACTACGATGACAAAGCTCATCGTTTGCACGTAGTCAATGCCGAACTGGAGGACCCCAACGTCTGGGACAACCCTCAACACGCTCAGGATCTGGGCCGCGAAAAGAAAAGTCTGGAGAATGTGGTGCATGTGCTGGACGCCTTGCACACGGGCTTGAAGGATTCGCAGGACCTGTTTGAGCTTGCCGCGATGGACGATGACGATGACACCATCGCCGCCATCGAAGAAGATTGTGCCGCCATGGCCAGCCGTATTGAAGAGCTGGAATTCCGCCGCATGTTCTCCAACCCTGCCGACCCGCTGAATTGCTTTATGGATATTCAGGCTGGTGCGGGTGGTACCGAAGCTCAGGACTGGGCCTCCATGCTGCTGCGCATGTATGTGCGCTATGCCGAACACAAGGGCTTCAAGGCTGAAATCCTGGAACAGTCTGACGGTGACGTTGCCGGTATCAAATCGGCCACCATCAAGATTGAAGGCGATTACGCCTACGGCTTTTTGCGCACTGAAACCGGCGTGCATCGTCTGGTTCGCAAAAGCCCTTTCGACTCATCCAATGGCCGCCACACCTCGTTCACCAGCGTGTTCGTCTACCCGGAAATCGACGATTCCTTTGAAGTGGAAATCAATCCGGCCGACTTGCGTATCGACACCTACCGCGCCAGTGGTGCCGGTGGTCAGCACATTAACAAAACCGACTCGGCCGTTCGTATTACGCACGAACCCAGCGGCATTGTGGTGCAGTGTCAGAACGACCGCTCGCAGCACCGTAACCGTGCTGAAGCCATGCAGATGCTGAAGTCCCGCCTGTACGAGCTGGAAATGCGTAACCGCATGGCCGAGCAGCAGAAACTGGAAGACTCCAAGAGCGATGTGGGTTGGGGCCACCAGATCCGTTCCTACGTGCTGGACCAAAGCCGCATCAAGGACTTGCGTACCAACTACGAAAGCTCCAATACCCAGAAAATTCTGGATGGCGACCTGGATGCCTTTATTCAAGCCAGCCTGAAACAAGGTATTTAA
- a CDS encoding methyl-accepting chemotaxis protein codes for MKKLLTLKTGFIAYFAILSLFLVLMLIALQHLSSSIEQRKHLEAQRHQTTALSKDFKRISELLSRQAIAFVSSEQIEFQENFRHLLAVFTGAQPDQDGVTLAMLDRFRDLELEPAEQDLLRSAYEQTLALSQVQSEAIQTASGQFEDGTGAIRIALPNALMAKVLVFSQQYIQASTQITNTLDQFEHQFSERLDSSLDLAGRSSDRAFSLALAALALFFMASTIALRLLYRSIKQPLDQGANLAKELAQGKLNAQLSVRRHDEFGTLLTALNGIGQGVQTVVHQIREQTGLIRDGSHAIVLGSQNLSEQILDQSTELNQTVKAMNQVADTVRQNAEQAQTADHLAQDASSQVAQGNQALHSLLDTINAIADSSNKMSEITKLIRSIAFQTNILALNAAVEAARAGVHGHGFAVVAAEVRNLALRSTDALQQISTLISSSVEQTEQSSAAARGMAQVMASTQHKVNEMRSIVADIAQASQKQATHIEYVNQVMTRLDQQGQSNRLLLEHSAHTAQEQLEQTTLLAQVVAHFSLDSEPSEADVPALPAVSKRPSYRSASTYRTATCTMSGS; via the coding sequence TTGAAAAAATTACTGACGCTCAAAACCGGCTTCATCGCCTATTTTGCAATTCTGAGCCTGTTTCTAGTCCTGATGCTGATTGCCCTGCAACATTTGAGCAGCAGCATCGAACAACGCAAGCATCTGGAAGCCCAGCGCCATCAAACGACGGCGCTTAGCAAAGACTTCAAACGCATCAGCGAATTGCTCAGCCGTCAGGCCATCGCGTTTGTCTCCAGCGAACAAATCGAATTTCAGGAAAACTTCCGCCACCTCCTGGCGGTGTTTACCGGTGCCCAGCCGGATCAGGACGGCGTCACTCTGGCGATGCTAGACCGTTTCAGGGATCTGGAACTGGAGCCAGCTGAGCAGGATCTGCTGCGCTCTGCCTATGAGCAGACTCTGGCACTGAGCCAGGTTCAGTCCGAAGCCATTCAAACCGCCAGCGGCCAGTTTGAAGATGGCACCGGCGCTATCCGCATTGCCCTGCCCAATGCCCTGATGGCCAAAGTGCTGGTGTTCAGCCAGCAATACATTCAAGCCTCCACCCAAATCACGAACACGCTGGATCAGTTCGAGCATCAGTTCAGCGAACGCCTGGACAGCTCTCTGGATCTGGCTGGCCGCAGCAGCGATCGTGCATTCAGCCTGGCTCTGGCAGCGCTAGCCCTGTTCTTTATGGCCAGCACCATTGCCCTGCGCCTCTTGTATCGCTCCATCAAGCAGCCATTGGATCAAGGGGCGAATCTGGCCAAGGAACTGGCCCAGGGCAAGCTCAATGCCCAGCTCAGCGTGCGCCGCCATGATGAGTTCGGGACTTTGCTGACCGCACTCAATGGTATCGGCCAGGGCGTACAAACCGTGGTGCATCAAATCCGCGAACAAACCGGCCTGATACGCGACGGATCACACGCGATTGTCTTGGGCAGTCAAAACCTGAGCGAACAAATTCTGGATCAGTCCACCGAGCTGAATCAGACCGTCAAGGCCATGAACCAAGTGGCCGATACCGTGCGCCAGAATGCGGAGCAAGCGCAAACCGCCGATCATCTGGCGCAAGACGCCTCCAGCCAGGTGGCTCAAGGCAATCAGGCCCTGCACAGCCTGCTCGATACCATCAACGCGATTGCCGACAGTTCCAACAAAATGAGCGAGATCACCAAGCTGATCCGCAGCATTGCCTTCCAGACCAATATCCTGGCTCTGAATGCCGCCGTGGAAGCCGCCCGCGCCGGCGTCCATGGTCATGGCTTTGCAGTTGTTGCCGCCGAAGTGCGTAACCTGGCCTTACGCTCCACCGACGCCCTGCAACAGATTTCAACCCTGATTTCCAGCTCCGTCGAACAAACCGAGCAAAGCTCGGCCGCCGCACGCGGCATGGCGCAGGTCATGGCCAGCACACAACACAAGGTCAATGAAATGCGCAGCATTGTGGCCGATATTGCCCAGGCCTCCCAGAAGCAGGCAACACACATCGAATACGTGAACCAGGTCATGACGCGTCTGGACCAACAAGGCCAGTCCAACCGCCTCTTGCTTGAACACAGCGCCCACACGGCTCAGGAGCAGTTGGAGCAAACCACCTTGCTGGCCCAGGTCGTGGCGCATTTCAGCCTGGATAGCGAGCCTTCCGAAGCCGATGTTCCCGCCCTGCCCGCCGTCTCGAAGCGGCCTTCTTACCGATCTGCGTCCACCTATCGCACCGCCACGTGCACAATGTCCGGTTCCTGA
- the infA gene encoding translation initiation factor IF-1: MAKEELLEMQGSVTEILPDSRFRVTLDNGHAVIAYTGGKMRKHHIRILAGDSVTLEMSPYDLSKGRIIFRHLPKRIGAPTSAPRRTPHRR; the protein is encoded by the coding sequence ATGGCCAAAGAAGAGCTACTTGAAATGCAAGGTTCCGTCACCGAAATCCTGCCTGACTCGCGCTTTCGTGTCACCCTGGACAACGGTCACGCGGTTATCGCCTACACCGGCGGCAAGATGCGCAAGCACCACATCCGTATTCTGGCTGGCGACAGCGTCACCCTGGAAATGTCGCCCTACGACCTGAGCAAGGGTCGCATTATTTTCCGCCACCTGCCCAAGCGTATTGGCGCGCCGACCTCTGCCCCTCGTCGCACCCCCCACCGCCGTTAA
- a CDS encoding DMT family transporter, with protein MLVSTQKLTPGTTALLVLPTILWASNAIVGRLIHDQVPPITLNFFRWLVAFTILLFVGRQVLRRGSNLWTNWKRYSILGLLGIGIYNALQYLALQSSSPINVTLVNASLPFWMLVIGRLFFKSTVNGRQLVGGLMSLLGVVLVLTRADWHELIAFRFVPGDVYMVIATIAWAIYSWMLSTRRHEGVIAETWATVVMAQVFFGLIWSGAFAAMEWKFTDWHIDWSWGLLLAILYVGTGPALIALRCWGVAVQRVGAATAGFFVNLMPVFAALMSVFILGDTPKLYHGAAFLLIVGGIYVSSRKS; from the coding sequence ATGCTTGTGAGCACTCAGAAACTGACCCCCGGCACGACTGCTTTACTGGTTTTACCCACGATTTTGTGGGCAAGTAACGCCATTGTGGGGCGCCTGATTCATGATCAGGTTCCGCCCATTACCCTGAACTTTTTCCGTTGGCTGGTGGCGTTCACCATCTTGCTCTTTGTGGGGCGGCAGGTGCTGCGACGCGGCAGTAATTTGTGGACCAACTGGAAACGCTACTCGATTCTGGGTTTGCTGGGCATAGGGATCTATAACGCTTTGCAATACCTGGCACTGCAAAGCTCTTCCCCCATCAACGTGACGCTGGTCAATGCCAGCTTGCCGTTCTGGATGCTGGTCATTGGCCGTTTGTTCTTCAAATCCACCGTTAATGGACGTCAGCTGGTGGGAGGCTTGATGTCCTTGCTGGGTGTGGTGCTGGTGTTGACGCGTGCGGATTGGCACGAGCTGATCGCTTTCCGTTTTGTGCCGGGTGACGTCTATATGGTGATCGCCACCATTGCCTGGGCAATTTATAGCTGGATGCTCAGTACGCGCCGCCATGAGGGCGTCATTGCGGAAACCTGGGCCACCGTGGTGATGGCGCAGGTGTTCTTTGGCTTGATCTGGTCCGGCGCCTTCGCAGCCATGGAGTGGAAGTTCACCGATTGGCATATCGACTGGTCCTGGGGCTTGTTGCTGGCGATTCTGTATGTTGGGACAGGCCCGGCACTGATTGCCTTGCGGTGCTGGGGCGTGGCTGTCCAACGGGTGGGTGCGGCGACGGCCGGATTCTTCGTGAATCTGATGCCCGTATTTGCGGCTTTGATGTCCGTTTTTATTCTGGGCGATACTCCCAAGCTCTACCACGGCGCGGCTTTCCTGCTGATTGTGGGCGGGATTTATGTGTCCTCGCGTAAGAGTTGA
- a CDS encoding bile acid:sodium symporter family protein, with amino-acid sequence MQAIARLSRFVGNTFAIWVLLFAVLAYYFPDHYRWLGAYIVPLLGIIMFGMGLTLSRQDFAEVFVRPGRVAIGVLGQFIIMPGLAWFLTYAFSLPPELAIGVILVGCCPGGTSSNVMTFLARGDLALSVAITSVTTLLAPVVTPALIYFLASQWLEVSASAMFWSIVQVVILPIALGIIVQSLMGEKVKAGVAALPLVSVVAIVAIVAAVVAGNQAKIATSGLLVFSVVVVHNTLGYILGYVLARLSGMPLAQRKTLAIEVGMQNSGLGVALASAHFSPLAAVPSAIFSVWHNISGPLVATIFRRMGDGKQ; translated from the coding sequence ATGCAGGCTATCGCCCGCCTGAGCCGTTTTGTTGGCAATACCTTTGCCATCTGGGTTCTACTGTTTGCCGTTCTGGCCTATTACTTCCCCGACCACTATCGCTGGTTAGGCGCCTATATTGTTCCACTTCTGGGCATCATCATGTTCGGTATGGGGCTGACTTTGTCGCGCCAGGACTTTGCCGAAGTGTTTGTACGCCCTGGCCGTGTGGCCATTGGTGTGCTGGGACAATTCATCATCATGCCCGGTCTGGCCTGGTTCCTGACCTACGCCTTCTCCCTGCCCCCCGAGCTGGCTATTGGCGTGATTCTGGTGGGCTGCTGCCCCGGTGGCACCTCGTCCAACGTGATGACCTTTCTGGCCCGTGGTGACCTGGCCCTGTCGGTTGCCATTACCTCGGTGACCACCTTGCTGGCCCCCGTCGTCACCCCCGCCCTGATTTACTTCCTGGCCAGCCAATGGCTGGAAGTCAGCGCCTCGGCCATGTTCTGGTCCATTGTTCAGGTGGTGATTCTGCCGATTGCCCTGGGAATTATTGTGCAGTCCCTGATGGGCGAAAAAGTCAAAGCCGGTGTGGCGGCCCTGCCCCTGGTGTCTGTCGTGGCCATTGTGGCTATCGTGGCCGCTGTGGTGGCCGGTAACCAGGCCAAAATTGCGACCAGCGGCTTGCTGGTGTTCTCGGTCGTGGTCGTGCATAACACCCTGGGCTACATCCTGGGCTATGTGCTGGCACGTTTGAGCGGCATGCCTTTGGCACAGCGCAAAACGCTGGCGATTGAAGTGGGCATGCAAAACTCCGGTCTGGGCGTAGCTCTGGCCAGCGCTCACTTCTCGCCACTGGCCGCCGTACCCAGCGCGATTTTCAGCGTCTGGCACAATATTTCCGGTCCTTTGGTCGCGACGATTTTCCGTCGCATGGGCGATGGCAAGCAATAA
- a CDS encoding DMT family transporter → MNRAGSRLAAYACLALSMSLVGSYIALTRPLVAALPVFLLAWLRFGIGGIAMLRWLRKPATEPALDLRTRGLIFLESFLGNFMFTLCMVTGISMTSAVSAGVILSAIPGMVALFSWYFLKESIGPRTWASLALGMGGIALLALVQADDHGVDQLDPGKMWLGNALIFCAVLCESAYAVIGKRLTAVLSPKRISAIINLCSLALITPLGLYAAWDFDFTAPAGWIWPLLVFYSLAASVWTVWLWMTGVRSVPASQAAVFMVLMPLGTAAVGVLVLGESFTTVHVYAFILALAGLVLATLPTPSGAKKG, encoded by the coding sequence GTGAATAGAGCGGGATCACGTTTGGCGGCATACGCCTGTTTGGCCTTGTCCATGTCCTTGGTGGGCAGTTATATCGCCTTGACGCGGCCTTTGGTCGCGGCGCTACCGGTGTTCTTGCTGGCCTGGCTGCGCTTTGGCATTGGCGGGATTGCCATGCTGCGCTGGCTGCGCAAACCCGCGACGGAACCCGCACTGGACCTGCGTACCCGTGGCCTGATTTTTCTGGAATCCTTCCTGGGTAATTTCATGTTCACCCTGTGCATGGTGACAGGCATCAGCATGACCAGCGCTGTTTCTGCAGGCGTTATTTTGTCCGCCATTCCCGGCATGGTGGCCTTGTTCAGCTGGTACTTTCTGAAAGAAAGCATAGGCCCACGCACGTGGGCGTCTTTGGCCTTGGGCATGGGGGGGATTGCCTTGCTGGCCTTGGTGCAGGCTGATGATCACGGTGTGGATCAATTGGACCCAGGGAAGATGTGGCTGGGCAATGCATTGATCTTTTGTGCGGTCTTGTGCGAATCGGCCTACGCCGTCATAGGCAAGCGCCTGACCGCCGTGCTTAGCCCCAAGCGCATCAGCGCGATTATCAATCTGTGTAGCTTGGCCCTGATTACACCACTAGGTTTGTACGCTGCCTGGGATTTCGACTTCACAGCCCCGGCAGGCTGGATCTGGCCTTTGCTGGTGTTTTACTCCTTGGCCGCCAGTGTCTGGACGGTCTGGCTGTGGATGACGGGCGTGCGCTCCGTGCCCGCCTCGCAAGCGGCCGTCTTTATGGTCTTGATGCCTTTAGGCACGGCGGCGGTGGGTGTGCTGGTGCTGGGCGAGAGCTTCACCACCGTGCATGTCTACGCCTTCATCCTGGCTTTGGCGGGTTTGGTGTTGGCTACCTTGCCAACACCATCCGGTGCAAAGAAGGGCTGA
- a CDS encoding MFS transporter: protein MSPNASDIPRSPFFLPPAARSAILICFCFGFADGVILPFLAIWAEQSAQIPVSFVGPLLACYSAGELLATPILGGAADRYGRRRVLIYSLSGVGLGFLILPFCSGVVAIAAALLFIGICECVLHPTVSTLIADVMPPQHLRQAFSLARSASSVGRVLGPMTGALIASHRLGWVFFAAASLLLAGALLAIFKVPETRPELPQDQEEAEPGLAGILPAFRDSRLALLLLCLFCIEICSGWMPAVLPLFSKDTGILSVSQIGWLFTYSAAVVAVLQISTAQKLSRIRSEVLVWWSTSALAAAFAAILFIGNLTGLIIGVTLLAINQMILGPLVPATVGVLAPTHQRATYMAAASVTNDLKDTVGPAIGTLVYGVSPRLPWLAGIPLVLMAGFALARRMRVLERSD, encoded by the coding sequence ATGTCTCCAAACGCTTCCGATATTCCCCGCTCCCCCTTCTTTCTGCCTCCCGCCGCCCGCAGCGCTATTCTGATCTGCTTTTGCTTCGGATTCGCGGACGGTGTGATCCTGCCGTTTCTGGCTATCTGGGCCGAACAATCCGCACAAATTCCAGTCAGTTTTGTAGGCCCACTGCTTGCCTGCTATTCAGCAGGTGAACTGCTGGCAACGCCCATACTGGGCGGTGCTGCCGACCGCTATGGACGCCGTCGAGTTCTGATCTACTCCTTGTCCGGTGTAGGCCTGGGCTTTTTGATTCTGCCTTTTTGCAGCGGAGTCGTCGCTATTGCCGCCGCCCTGCTCTTTATTGGCATTTGCGAGTGTGTCCTTCATCCCACTGTCTCCACGCTGATCGCTGATGTCATGCCGCCACAGCACCTCCGACAGGCATTTTCGCTGGCCCGCAGCGCCTCCAGTGTCGGACGAGTGTTAGGCCCGATGACGGGCGCTCTCATCGCCTCACACCGTTTGGGATGGGTGTTTTTTGCGGCTGCCAGTTTGCTCCTGGCCGGAGCATTGCTGGCCATTTTCAAAGTACCGGAAACGCGTCCAGAGCTGCCGCAGGACCAAGAAGAGGCCGAACCTGGTCTGGCCGGAATACTGCCTGCATTTCGCGATAGTCGCCTGGCCCTCTTGCTGCTTTGCCTGTTCTGCATCGAGATTTGCTCGGGCTGGATGCCCGCCGTGCTCCCCCTGTTCTCCAAAGACACCGGCATTTTGAGTGTGTCGCAGATCGGGTGGTTGTTCACCTACAGCGCCGCGGTGGTCGCCGTTTTGCAAATCTCTACGGCACAAAAACTGTCCCGCATACGCAGTGAGGTCCTGGTCTGGTGGAGCACCTCGGCCCTAGCAGCCGCTTTCGCAGCCATTCTTTTCATAGGGAATCTGACAGGTCTGATTATTGGCGTCACCTTGCTGGCGATCAACCAGATGATCCTGGGGCCTTTGGTACCCGCCACAGTCGGCGTTCTGGCCCCGACTCATCAGCGTGCGACCTATATGGCCGCAGCCTCGGTGACCAATGACCTGAAGGACACGGTTGGCCCCGCAATCGGAACACTGGTCTACGGAGTCTCTCCCAGACTCCCATGGCTGGCTGGAATTCCGCTGGTTCTGATGGCCGGATTTGCCTTGGCACGCCGCATGCGGGTACTTGAACGCTCGGACTAA